In Rhipicephalus microplus isolate Deutch F79 chromosome 9, USDA_Rmic, whole genome shotgun sequence, one genomic interval encodes:
- the LOC142771898 gene encoding uncharacterized protein LOC142771898 gives MSAPREFCPLTLLADTALLENRASAPLEHHNRAPSLVTSPSRDDTRRYVSAPTGEVARFGSGAIAQPEQCTRTWTTTAPFGMHGSSMSQRSETALSGASGAQIGTAASAVAEFCPLAATQPSSQAHFEHAPVPLAASGLAFSREAAPRVGCEKQALPRVATAGIHFETAPLIELGDSSPSLARAANAPTASFEAGAQTLLQNAAQMIQALTGAVQTLSAIPKRPHPAVMLAVPTYSGYGDLQSARDYLDSLARYQRAMGLDDEEVLGRVVPAALTDTAARWHRLSGHRAATLEEFRAAFLREFLPADYESRMRRELELRTQAPDESLQEYVRAMEDLFSIAEPRASNEESVERVIRQAHPTFSAYLRGSRFRDLEQLAVEAKRIQGDILAARSYHPPPPASEALEPRCAWGGAMTLSQRQQPAGAAFAATPTAGRAWEISDRALDPYTYGRRAAGAASQLDAREQGRNPTQRITGGNGRQSGSFDHAAIPPRQLAAAPSWERDRDGVRCFRCRQRGHIARECSAFVPPVRQGNGSAGRS, from the coding sequence ATGTCTGCTCCGCGTGAGTTCTGTccgctgacgcttttagcagataccgcattgctcgagaacagggccagtgccccccttgagcatcacaatcgcgcaccctcacttgtcacaagccccagtcgggatgacacgaggcgctacgtatcagctcccactggagaggtagcgcgttttgggtccggggccatagcccaacccgaacagtgcacaaggacatggactactactgctccctttggaatgcatggtagttccatgtcacagcgctccgaaacggctctcagtggagcttccggggcgcagatcggcaccgcggcctcagccgttgccgaattttgccCGCTGGCTGCTACGCAACCTAGCAGCCAAGCTCATTTCGAGCACGCGCCTGTACCGCTAGCCGCAAGCGGCCTAGCATTTTCACGTGAAGCTGCCCCAAGAGTCGGCTGTGAAAAACAGGCGCTCCCCAGAGTCGCGACGGCCGGTATCCATTTTGAAACCGCGCCGCTTATCGAGCTCGGAGACAGTTCCCCATCGCTCGCCCGCGCCGCTAATGCACCGACAGCTTCCTTTGAAGCGGGCGCAcagacgctgctgcaaaatgccgccCAAATGATTCAGGCACTCACGGGGGCAGTCCAAACGCTTTCGGCCATTCCGAAACGCCCTCATCCCGCTGTCATGTTGGCCGTTCCGACCTACAGCGGGTATGGTGATCTGCAAAGTGCAAGAGATTACCTGGACTCCCTCGCACGTTATCAGAGAGCCATGGGTCTAGACGACGAGGAAGTGCTCGGACGCGTCGTCCCGgcagcactgactgacacggcggccaggtggCATCGGCTTTCCGGCCACCGAGCAGCAACCCTCGAGGAGTTCCGCGCGGCCTTCCTGCGCGAATTCttacccgctgactacgagagtaggatgcggcgcgagctcgagctccgcacacaagctcctgatgagtcgcttcaggagtacgtacgcgcgatggaagaccttttttctatcgctgagcccagagcctcgaacgaggagAGCGTCGAACGGGTGATTAGGCAGGCACACCCGACTTTTTCGGCGTACCTGCGCGGCAGTCGCTTCCGTGATTTGGAGCAATTGGCCGTCGAGGCAaagcgcatccaaggcgacattctcgccgcgcgttCCTATCACCCGCCACCGCCAGCCAGCGAGGCCCTCGAACCGCGCTGCGCGTGgggaggggccatgacccttTCTCAGCGGCAACAGCCCGCCGGAGCTGCCTTTGCGGCTACCCCTACAGCTGGgcgcgcgtgggagataagcgatcGAGCTTTAGATCCCTACACGTACGGGAGGCGGGCAGCCGGTGCTGCATCGCAACTCGACGCGCGCGAGCAGGGACGAAATCCGACCCAGCGCATCACCGGTGGTAACGGTCGTCAGAGCGGTTCCTTTGATCACGCGGCGATCCCACCCCGGCAGCTCGCAGCTGCTCCGTCGTGGGAAAGGGACCGCGATGGAGTGCGCTGTTTCCGCTGCCGTCAACGAGGGCACATAGCGAGGGAGTGCTCCGCGTTTGTGCCTCCtgtgaggcagggaaacgggAGCGCGGGCCGTTCGTGA